Proteins encoded together in one Amblyomma americanum isolate KBUSLIRL-KWMA chromosome 1, ASM5285725v1, whole genome shotgun sequence window:
- the LOC144127560 gene encoding uncharacterized protein LOC144127560, with protein sequence MQQTGHEDGMQPELTMASTGGKLPEFDPDSGNLDVFIERFELHITANDVSDAKKLHLFLSAIGEKGYVTLRSLLLPGTPSTSTYKNVVTELQKHYTPTRSVVSERYHFNQKKQGPQESVTDFVVRLKKSAASCDFSSFLEQALRDRLIAGLHSEAIRCRLLAMSDTELTWDRASSIATAVEMAAKDTLAMVSETTCQHSSSGSDIHWQSKSSASPKGSEVRVCSCHAPDKPKPKTSTQRTKSDCHRCVGRDASIICDVPPLTMKHKLIGKCAYFTPPTLPPRRCLPLSRRLELDRAFQTTSHLITNQFC encoded by the exons ATGCAACAAACTGGCCACGAGGATGGGATGCAACCAGAACTGACGATGGCATCCACAGGCGGCAAGCTACCAGAGTTTGATCCCGACAGCGGAAACTTGGACGTCTTCATCGAACGCTTCGAGCTGCACATAACGGCTAACGACGTTTCCGACGCCAAGAAACTGCATCTGTTCCTGAGCGCCATCGGAGAAAAAGGGTATGTGACGCTCCGAAGTCTACTGCTCCCTGGGACTCCCAGCACATCGACGTACAAGAACGTTGTCACAGAGCTGCAGAAGCACTACACTCCGACGCGTTCTGTGGTGAGCGAACGGTACCACTTTAATCAAAAGAAGCAAGGGCCTCAAGAAAGTGTCACTGACTTCGTGGTGCGGCTCAAGAAATCGGCAGCCTCATGCGACTTCAGCAGCTTCTTGGAACAAGCGCTTCGTGACCGCTTGATTGCTGGGCTTCATTCCGAGGCTATACGTTGCCGGCTGCTGGCCATGAGTGACACCGAGCTCACCTGGGACCGTGCTTCCAGCATCGCTACTGCCGTGGAAATGGCAGCTAAGGACACACTGGCAATGGTTTCGGAAACTACCTGTCAGCACTCGTCGAGCGGCAGCGACATCCACTGGCAGAGCAAGTCGTCGGCGTCGCCAAAGGGCTCCGAAGTGCGTGTCTGCAGCTGCCACGCCCCCGACAAGCCGAAACCGAAGACTTCGACTCAAAGGACTAAATCAGATTGCCATCGATGTGTCGGGCGCGATGCATCT ATCATTTGCGACGTTCCGCCCTTGACGATGAAACACAAGCTAATAGGGAAGTGTGCCTACTTCACGCCTCCGACCTTGCCGCCCCGCCGCTGCTTGCCGCTCAGCCGGAGACTCGAGTTGGACCGAGCGTTTCAGACCACGAGTCATCTGATAACGAACCAATTCTGCTAA